In the Helianthus annuus cultivar XRQ/B chromosome 11, HanXRQr2.0-SUNRISE, whole genome shotgun sequence genome, one interval contains:
- the LOC110890444 gene encoding sm-like protein LSM3B, which translates to MASEEESAVKEPLDLIRLSLDERIYVKLRSDRELRGKLHAYDQHLNMILGDVEEIVTTVEIDDETYEEIVRSTRRTVPFLFVRGDGVILVSPPLRTA; encoded by the exons ATGGCGAGCGAAGAGGAGAGCGCAGTGAAGGAGCCTCTGGATCTGATAAGGCTGAGTCTTGACGAGCGTATCTACGTTAAGCTTCGTTCTGATCGTGAGCTACGcggcaagctccat GCCTATGATCAGCATTTGAACATGATTCTTGGGGATGTTGAAGAGATTGTAACAACCGTTGAGATTGATGATGAAACATATGAAGAGATTGTCAGG AGCACAAGGCGAACTGTTCCATTCCTTTTCGTTAGAGGAGATGGTGTCATTTTGGTTTCTCCTCCACTAAGAACTGCGTGA
- the LOC110890443 gene encoding exocyst complex component SEC5A, translated as MSDSDDDELLQMALKEQSQRDLNYTRPSQSRSSKPVVNFVQPPSNHRPAKNPNSMPTAKPQHRRNATEDDEDSEVEMLSISSGDEDSVSDRVGSRNRARGGARGGKEDDKVWDGEEPDAWKRVDEAELGRRVRDMRETRTVPTTQKFEKKPSVAIKGLNNLQSFSRGMELVDPLGLGVIDTRTLRLVNEYAASSPANSDKVDSDVREKLMYYSEKFDPKLFLCRVHQDTPAADLEAGAMALKTDLKGRTQQRKQLVKENFDCFVSCKTTIDDIESKLRRIEEDPEGCGTSHLYSSIQGVTSVANRAFASLLERQAQAEKIRSVQGMLQRFRTLFNLPSAIRGNISKGEYDLAVREYRKAKSIVLPSHVGILKRVLEEVEKVMQEFKGMLYRSMEDPQIDLTNLENIVRLLLELEPESDPVRHYLNIQNHRIRGLLEKCTFDHEMRIENLQNELHEKALSDEKWRKIQHDLNESGAVDMLMDDSLTLNSQPRDSGSEELDALRGRYIRRLTAVIVHHIPAFWKVALSVSSGKFAKVGDEKNSSHSLDEVSGMIQNTISAYESKVHSTFLDLGDSNILRPYMSDAITDISKACEAFESKEAAPSVAVAALRTLQYEITKTYIQRLNAWMRSSTEEISNNELWVPVSVLERNKSSYTISHLPLAFRSVMVTAMDQIDTMMQSLGSEATKSEDAFVLFQETQESVRVSFLNCLLDFAGHLEQIGSELGQNISNKENSAFENGYTEENSSEPLPGSITNPHQQLLMVLSNLGFCKDDLSREMHHKYKHIWMQPRGKDEVDNDVDDLVRSFSGLEEKVLEQYTIAKANHIRTAAVNYLLDAGVQWGAVPAVKGVRDASVELLHTLVAVHAEVSGGCKPLLDKILGTLVEGLMDTLLSLFHEHRDTDIRMLDANGFCQLMLELEYFETILNQYFTPEVSESLRSLQGAILEKATESSSEASDTPKHRRRATRGSDDLIGDDKQGTVSPDELIALAQQCSNELLQSELKRTQINTACFVDLPPLDPGLTAVKAVAGYGSFRGSDSPGRSYGAKQVVGSPSFSRPKRR; from the exons ATGAGTGACAGTGACGACGACGAGCTCTTACAGATGGCCTTAAAAGAGCAATCACAGCGAGATTTAAACTACACACGACCATCTCAATCCAGATCCTCTAAACCTGTAGTCAATTTCGTTCAACCTCCGTCAAACCACAGGCCTGCCAAAAACCCTAACTCTATGCCCACTGCCAAGCCGCAGCATCGCCGGAATGCTacggaggatgatgaggattccGAGGTGGAGATGCTGAGTATTTCCTCAGGAGATGAGGATTCGGTTAGTGATCGGGTCGGGTCGAGGAACCGGGCCAGAGGTGGTGCTAGAGGTGGCAAGGAGGATGATAAGGTTTGGGATGGGGAAGAGCCTGATGCTTGGAAGCGAGTGGATGAGGCTGAG CTTGGCAGAAGGGTTCGGGACATGAGGGAGACTAGAACAGTTCCCACAACTCAAAAGTTTGAGAAGAAACCATCAGTGGCTATAAAGGGGCTTAATAATTTACAGTCTTTTTCACGTGGAATGGAACTTGTAGATCCCCTAGGACTTGG GGTAATAGACACCAGAACCTTGAGGCTGGTGAATGAGTATGCAGCAAGTTCTCCGGCCAACTCTGACAAAGTAGATTCTGATGTTCGAG AAAAACTGATGTATTACTCTGAGAAATTTGATCCAAAGTTATTCCTGTGCCGAGTGCACCAAGATACACCTGCAGCAGACTTGGAGGCTGGTGCTATGGCTTTGAAAACAGATCTCAAAGGACGGACTCAACAGAGAAAACAATTGGTCAAAGAAAATTTTGACTGCTTTGTCTCTTGCAAAACAACCATTGATG ATATCGAGTCAAAACTGAGAAGAATAGAAGAAGACCCAGAAGGATGCGGGACCTCACATTTATATAGCTCCATCCAAGGAGTTACTTCTGTCGCTAATCGTGCTTTTGCATCCCTACTTGAAAGACAG GCTCAAGCAGAGAAGATTAGGTCAGTTCAAGGAATGCTTCAGAGGTTCCGTACTTTATTCAACTTACCAAGTGCGATACGTGGCAATATTAGTAAGGGAGAGTATGACCTGGCGGTCAGAGAGTACAGGAAAGCAAAGTCAATTGTCCTCCCTTCTCAT GTTGGTATATTAAAACGTGTTCTTGAGGAGGTTGAAAAAGTTATGCAAGAGTTCAAAGGCATGCTTTATCGGTCTATGGAAGATCCACAGATTGATTTAACAAAT CTTGAAAACATTGTGAGGCTTTTACTGGAGCTGGAGCCTGAGTCAGATCCCGTACGTCATTATCTAAATATACAG AATCATAGGATCCGAGGTTTACTTGAGAAGTGCACTTTTGATCATGAAATGAGGATAGAGAACTTGCAAAATGAGCTACATGAGAAAGCACTGTCAGATGAAAAGTGGAGGAAAATCCAGCATGATTTAAACGAATCT GGTGCTGTTGATATGCTTATGGATGATTCCTTAACATTAAATTCGCAACCAAGAGATTCAGGTTCCGAAGAACTCGATGCTCTTCGTGGAAGATACATACGAAGATTAACTGCTGTCATTGTGCATCACATACCAGCCTTCTGGAAGGTTGCCCTTTCTGTTTCAAGTGGCAAATTTGCTAAG GTGGGAGACGAAAAAAATTCAAGTCACTCTCTTGATGAAGTGTCTGGAATGATACAGAATACTATATCTGCTTATGAATCTAAGGTCCACAGCACCTTTCTTGATCTTGGGGATTCGAATATCCTTCGGCCATACATGAGTGATGCAATAACAGATATATCTAAAGCATGTGAAGCTTTTGAATCCAAAGAAGCAGCACCTTCAGTTGCAG TTGCAGCTTTGCGTACACTTCAATATGAGATCACAAAAACTTACATACAAAGGCTTAATGCATGGATGCGCTCTTCAACTGAAGAGATATCGAATAACGAATTGTGGGTCCCAGTTTCTGTTCTAGAAAGAAACAAATCTTCATACACAATTTCTCACTTGCCTTTAGCATTCCGTTCAGTTATGGTCACTGCAATGGATCAAATAGATAC GATGATGCAGTCTTTAGGGAGTGAAGCAACAAAATCAGAAGATGCCTTTGTACTCTTTCAAGAAACTCAAGAATCTGTTAGGGTTTCATTTTTGAACTGTTTGCTCGATTTTGCTG GTCACCTGGAGCAGATAGGAAGCGAGCTTGGTCAGAACATATCAAATAAAGAAAATTCCGCATTCGAAAACGGATATACTGAAGAAAATTCATCTGAGCCACTCCCTGGGAGTATTACTAATCCACACCAACAGCTGTTGATGGTGTTGAGTAACCTTGGATTTTGCAAAGATGATCTTTCTCGTGAAATGCATCATAAATATAAACACATCTGGATGCAGCCCAG GGGTAAAGATGAGGTGGACAATGATGTGGATGATCTGGTTAGGTCTTTCTCTGGTCTTGAAGAGAAAGTCCTTGAACAGTATACTATAGCAAAG GCAAATCACATTAGAACAGCTGCTGTGAACTATTTGTTGGATGCTGGAGTACAGTGGGGGGCAGTACCTGCTGTGAAA GGTGTGCGTGACGCTTCGGTGGAGTTATTGCACACTCTAGTAGCGGTGCATGCAGAAGTATCTGGTGGTTGTAAACCTTTGCTTGACAAGATACTTGGAACCCTTGTTGAAGGCTTAATGGACACATTACTCAGCCTTTTTCATGAACATAGAGACACCGATATACGGATGTTGGATGCAAATGGTTTCTGCCAGCTCATGCTTGAG CTTGAATACTTTGAGACCATATTAAACCAGTATTTCACTCCTGAAGTGAGTGAATCTCTCAGGTCATTACAAGGGGCAATATTGGAAAAAGCTACTGAGAGCTCATCTGAAGCCAGTGATACTCCAAAGCACCGTCGTCGTGCAACACGTGGAAGTGATGATTTGATCGGAGATGACAAACAGGGGACCGTCTCACCTGATGAACTTATT GCCCTGGCCCAACAGTGTAGCAATGAGCTACTACAATCAGAACTCAAGAGGACTCAGATCAACACAGCGTGTTTTGTGGACTTGCCTCCGTTGGATCCTGGTCTCACAGCAGTTAAAGCAGTAGCAGGTTATGGCTCGTTCAGAGGGTCAGACTCTCCAGGCCGGAGTTATGGGGCTAAGCAAGTCGTCGGGTCCCCGAGTTTTTCAAGGCCCAAAAGAAGATAA